The window GACATACAAAACTTAAGAGAGCATCCaatcaaaaacaaataaacgaTCACAAAAAGTTTTCTATTGCGTATAAATCTAATTAGAAAATAGATcctcaaaaaaagaaaataaaaataggttGTAAAACCGACATAAATAGAAACGAGGATTAAAGAATGctaaaattttcaagaataaaaatcCTATGCGGATTCGTTCAACATTACAAAATTCgaataataattatgatttgGCTGCACAAACAGGTTTCAAATCAACATCCCATGTGAATGCCGGATCAAAACCTATCTAGTTCCGTTCCCCACCATTGATTTAGGTGACGTTTAttaagatttattttattaacaattagatttttttatttgatctcttcaatttcctttcacattttttgtagtatatccttcaaaatattagtagtatataatctgataataaaaatcaaacctAACCATTAACTATTAACTAAAACTGAAGTTTGAagctagaaaaaaaaaccccaGAAACCCTAACTAATGATATAATAAACCACAATTAaggaaattaagaaagaaaatactccataattaaGACATAAAAGTGTAAACCGACCACGATGCCTTAGCtttgaaatcaagaaaaaatagtagtagtaattaggTAAACAACCCTCTTccttttcaaaaaaatcaaaacctaCAATTAAACCAGCCATGATGTGTCCAAATTAACCCCCTCCTCCCACACACCATGTGTCACCCCTCCCTACCCACAACACTTGTTTTGTGAATGAGAAATTCTTCAGTTAAATAGTCTCtaacaaataatttaagaaaagagTTTGAATTGTtcacataataattaaataaaatgatttatcATGACAGCTGCTATTATTAGCCTATCAAGTGACAAGGCTAAATGAATTGTTAGTGCCTTTGTAAACTGGTTTACTTCTTCAACTTTTCAAACATGGGCATGTCTCCTTCGCCATGTGTCCACGCTCTTCCCGGCCCCACACgttattactctctcctcttttctctctctagactAAGATGTGTATATATAGCCATACGACCTTTGAGAGTTGAGACAGTGTCGAGAGTTTGAAGTTAAACAAGAAGAGAGTTAGTTGGTATATATATTGAGAAAAGAATGGCAGTTTCTAAGGCTATAGTGATGTTGATGTTTGTGGCGGTCATGTCTGCTCTCTCCGCTGCGTTTGCGCAGGTGGATCCCCCTGCGCCGTCGCCTGACGCCGGTGCTGGTACCTCTCTGCCgttctccgccgccgccgtcgctTCTTCCTTGGTGGCGTCGCTCGTGGTGGTGCTACTCAACAactgattttattatttttattattgtgtgTTGGAGGGATatgatattcttttttattacttgAGAGATTCATAATATGATATTGTTACACACATTTACATATCGTTTATTTGTTATTATGTGTAGTTTTTGTAGGTTGTATTACATTTACACcggttttatatatttattacttgtatattcatttgttttttcatgactatttttttatgaaactaGCTTACGAAAATAGTAACCAGTTTTGTTCATTCACCTTTACAAAATCAGATATAGGGAGGCGTTTAATAAGTTCACGtacaagtaattaaaataagcaaTAAACTAATGAATAAAGATAGCTGCATCATTCAACAATTAAACACATAATGGTGAATTGTAAAGAATTCATGAATATTGCATATGATACACAAATCATGAGAGTAGCATATGTTACAACACCAGTTTTCAACAGTAAGCTATTACAAGAGCTACCAAAATGAAGGGAGTAATGCATACATGTTCCAAGTAAGCCCACTCTCTTGGAGTATCAAAACCTTTTTTGGGACAGAACAATGgtcaaaaaccaaaacaccTCACTCTTGGTATAGTTAATAGATATACatcattttcacttttcaatATACTCCAGCTTAACTATCATAACATGGAATCACTGCTCCAACTGAAATAATAGCTGTATCTGAAATTGATCAAGGAAAATGAGATCAGCATATTTCAGAATATAGATAAACCTACATCTCAAACTTATTTCAACATCACACACATGAATTGAGTCCATAATTATATAGTGAACCATTTTAGCTTACTTGCCCAAAAGCAGGCTTGTTCCATAGGTTGTCGAAATGTTAGTTGAACGGCACGCGAGATTATCTCATGCACCAAATTCCTTGTGTAAGCTCCTTATTTTTAGTAACAacatggagatggagatgcACATCAATTGCCATCAAAACTGTTTGATCATCTTATCTGCAAGTTAAGGATTATAACCGCAGGTAAGAACATAAATCAAACAGAACAAGTAATATAATAGGTATCCATTAACCAATGCCTTCCAATGACCTTATGTCTTTGGCAATGACTGTATCTCCGTCATCACCTCCAACATGGCGTACAACAACTTCCTCAAGATGACCATCGTGAAATGCATGCTGTAAAATTAGAGTCCACACAAATATTTGGGTGTTAGTGGGCATTCATGCAACAAAAACTGATACAAAGGAAAGCATCAGAAAAATGGccatcaaaattataaatgagtTGGGAGTAGAGAGTGTTTCAATGCGCCTAGTATCTTGTTCCGTCTAACAAATTTACATCCtacacatcaaataaacattcAAGTCTATCGAATAAAATCTCGTAGAAACTGTAGAGGAAGTTAGGCAGTTAGAATAGTCCATGTATAGAGAGAAGATTCCATAAACAAAGATGAAGCATGAAAGTGTGTTTAGAGTAGAATCAACATACCCTGTAGAAGCAACTTGTCCCAAATGGACAAGTCCCATTCCCAAAGTCAAAGTGCTTGCAGTCGATAAACCTGAAACAGAGCAAAAGCATTGTTTCATGAGAGAGGGGAGTGGGAAGAGTGAGAGCCTAAGTTGTACCTCAGTTTTGTCTTATAGCTCTGaacaatttcttgtttttcctCACTCGAGGAATACCAAACGACACTAGGAATGACAAAGTATGAAAGTCTTCGACATATAGGGCAAGCTCTTATAGCAGAATTAACATGAATCCCAGAGCTCGGAGAGCTACTACGCCAATTTCTGATACACGATATGCAAAATGAATGGTCGCACTCTGATAGAATCCCGAATTTCCTTTCCGCTGATGTAGGCTTCGAGAGGACAGCCTCCAGGCACACACTACACTCTATATCTTGACTACACCTCAGTGCTTCTAAATGTTTACGCCTTTTCTCACAAGACCTCAAGTGCTCTTCTCTTTCTTGAGGCCTAAAGGGATGCAAGCATTGTTTCTCACAGATTGGACATACATCCCCATGAATGTGAGGGCAGTCTTCCCCTCGCGGGCAATCACCAACAGCAGCAAAAGAACACATAGCATGACCAGATGGACCAGCATCGTTGGAATGGCCCATATAACTATCCTCATTTGGCATATCATTTCGTGCCAAATCTGTGGCAGTTCCAGAAACAACGGGGAGGGGAGTATCCGATGAAGAAGGAGAAAGTTTGACATGTTCGTATCTGCATCGACTACCATATGTGCAAATCCCCTTTTGATAGAAGGTACATATCTGCAATATGCGGATAGAGCAAGTTAGAAGAAATGCACATAAAAGTATTGGTAATCCAAGCAGATTGACAGAATGATACATTGTTAGTTGGGGCCTTCCAATCATGCGCAAACTCACAGTGCTCCCCTTTCAAGCAAGCGCCATGGacaaaaaatttacatataaCCCTGTTTTCAAAACAATTATTGCTACATATTTTTCACCCACAAATAAACATGTTCCAGAAAGAAATTGCCAAAAACAATAACAATTTGTGAAATTTACaagaatgaattttaattctcCCCCCTTCCGGAACATTTCATCATTACGccaaacaaatgaaatgatttGCAGCATTTGTAGAATTGTGGAGAGGTGAGAGAGGATGAATACCGCTTAGACATGGCGTTCGTGAGAATCCGTGTGGAAACTCACGAATTCGCTTGCTTGAGTATAACGAAAAGAAGGCTCGCAAGTGAAGAATGatgaattgaataaattaggaAGAAATTTGAGAGCGTATATAGGGGATGATGCAAGAGTCCTCAACTTTCAAGGATCACGCCTCGTTTAGCCATTGCTCAATATAGTAATCTTCAAATAATTACTCATAACAATTctatttccatattttttttgaataaaatccACCCGCCATCGCTTTTTGAAAGAGGAGAAAAACAGAACACAGAAATTGGATATTGACATCTATGATTAATGTAAATGAAAagcatgaaattaattaatcacttTGTCAGGAGCTCTCCAGTGTGTATAGGACtgtattatttcatttcttacaATTAATCTTGGAGAGGTGGGAACATTAGTACATGGTGAAACCATCATCGTAGGATACATGGGGGCCTCGTTGGCAGGGAGGGGCGTTCTCGTCGTACTCAGCGCAGCAGCTCCATCGCTTCTTCCAGTTGGGCCGGCCGGTGTTGGGGCGCTCATCCTTGTCGTTCCATCTATAGACGATTACACCGGAGAGGTCGCTCCACTCTCCATCAATGCCTTGGTGAGGTGGGGCATATGCAAATAGCCCCTTCTCCCCTGTTTATATGAAGAATGGTGGTGGTCAAGTAAGTAGAtaatatagtaggagtatgtCTTCTGAGACAAGACAAACTAATATGACAAGAATTTCATCTAACGTTAACAGTAGGAAGATCCGTGCACAATAATCCCCATTACAAGCTGAGTTGATGCACTTTGCAAGGATGAAGTTACAGAAGTTCAAGCTTTAATAAGTCTATTGAAGCAACCAAGATTAGCTGTGTACAAGCTTCTCAACACACTAAAGAGTGCATTAGCCACCATACAAGCCTCTTAACACACAGGCATATGCGTATACCATGAAGCTAATTGCATCTTTCACACAGACTACTGTGTCATTTGTTGCCTACTTTTAATTTCTCCATTCTCTATAAAGATGGAAATGGCCAACTACTTTGGCTACTTCAGGGGGACCAAAAAGGCTGAAAACCTTCATCTGTCATCCACATTCATGAGCCCATCAAGGACAATATGTCTTCCTTTATTGAAGATTAAGACAAGTTTTCAAACAGCAAGACACAAAAGTAAGGTTCAAAGATTATGCCACATTAGGTGCTTGTATTAAAGATCTACCTAAAAGACGACATCAACGTTAAGTTCTCACAGATTTAAATTGTGTGCAGACATTTTCCAAGTTAAGCAATTTAGTGTTAGATCATTAGTATCTGATCCAATAAAGACCCCTTTTCCTTTTGGATAAACATTCTCAATATGATATCCCTCCAACTGAGGATACATTTTCTAACCTGATTCACTGAAAGAGAGTGTATATCCAAGATCTTGATTACAAATTCCCATGAAATATGTCAATTCCTACATCTATCCATGCTGGTTTATGTAAATAACAGTCTCCACATAAGTTCAACATATTCATCCAAATAGGACCATCTCCTATTCACCAGTCAATCAGTCATCAATATCACCAATCATCTAACAAAACATGGGACTGTTTACCATTTAAGATTAAGCTACCGTATTTTCATTAACCGATAAACCCTAGTTGGAAATGAAGCAGAAAGCCCCAATTCAGACCAATTCCATACATTGAGTAGTTTGAATTTACACATGTAAGATGCCAAAGATAAAAAACAACCACGCAGACTCCCATACTTTTTATGAGATTGCACAAAGAAAGCTCTGCCCTCCCAagctgagagagagagagagagagagaattgggGAATTGACACAGTCATCAAGAATGTTGCACATGTCAAACCATACACTGGAATAGTAAAGGAGGAGTATAAAGTTGTAAACTTTATGAACAAAAGTTTAAATGGGATTACACTTTAAAGCTTACAATAAACTTGGAGGTTTATGAAGAAGGGGTGGATAGACAATACCAGTGGCGTGGCCATGGAAAGAGCAAGCAGATGGGGAGTTGTGGGAGTCGTCATAAAAGGTGTTGCACCTCAAACACCTTTTCTGGGCGCtcaaaatctttaattttgggGATGCTCTGCTCTTCACTCTTGATGATCTTGTTGCATTGGGTTGGAATTGGAATAGTGGTGAAGAAGAACGCCCATATGCCAAATTCATCTTCCACAACATTTTCTTGATAATACTCCCAATTTATGTCCACGTGTGAGTTAGTAATAAATTccaatttatgaatattagaATGAATGTCAGtatgattttaaaatagttgttgagtagtaaaaataaaaatttgaatattttaataaaaagaaaaaaaataaatttattctaataaaaatgaaatctgTTACTCctatctattttctttttctttttttcacaGTAAATTTTCGAGGTCGAAAATATGAAGACAAACGCGGGCCCACTATgacgtattttattttactttatttgttGCACATATTTTCTGGCATCTTCCTGGATCCCATGTTCTATGCTTTAGATTGTGGTCTAAATTCCCCCCTGTTTTCACATTCCGTATTCTTTTAATCATCATGAAAATTTGTACTGCTGCAACTACATTTTGtaagaattatttttgtgcATAAAATGATTCCAATCGAGGTTCCTCTAAACCCGGTGCATGCTTTTCTATCCGGAAGTCTTTAATCTTTATCATATGCTTTTTGACAAACTTTTTTCCCCATATTTATCAATTgttaataatactccctttgaATAGTATAGTTACAGTTTCTATGATCATTAAAGCTGTGGTCTCGAATCTCTCccaatcataaaattattcatcatttttcaCAAAAGTAAAATTGCTAAATTTAAGCATAAATCTTGTGCATtacaagaaaaaggaataaggtATCCACTACATAAATATACATGTAAGATAAAATCACAGTATACAAAAGAAGAGAGGTTATCTCTAACTATTAATGGGGCTGGGGTCTTTTATTTATCGACCTAGTAACTAACAATTTATTTCATTGCAACAGAAAATGCAGTAACACTTTTTTGcgcactaaaaaaataatcttttctTTGGACAAGGGTCATACAACAAGCagtatttgaaattgattaaCCCACGCTGTCTGAGACCACTTCCACAGTCCACCCCCACCCATCTCTCTGTTTCTTTGTAGTCTTCTCCCATCAGTGAGTTTTTTCTGCCCAAATTCCTGCTAATTTCCGCCCTTTTACTGCTCTTCTATGAACATTCTTggtgtctctctctctcacttcaGTTCTTTGGCTTGTGTTGTGTGTGCATTGTGTTTATGCTTGGGCCTTGGCTAGTGTAATTTTGAACTTGCATTTACTGCCCTTGTGAAATTATAGCATAAAGATTTAGTTTTTAACCTGTTCAGAAAGATTCCTAGTTAACAATAATGTGGTTTTGCTACCAGCTATTTCTTTAAGGCGGGATTTTCCACTAGATTAGCCATTCTTTGTTTCTATATTTGTTAAGTTGTGATCTAGAgaacaatatttatatgtagtcttctattattatatacttcaATCTTTCTTCGAGAAAGTTTAAAACTTGTACATGGGTCTGAGATCTGTGGAATGAGCCTTAACAAGATAGTTTGGACATAATTATGCAGGTTAAGACATCTGATGGTTTAATTTAAGCTGTTTTACAGCTGTGGTTTCTCACTAGGATTGTGTATGGATAATGTGACGGCATGAggttgtatatatatatagggttatGTATCAGCAGACCTCTTGCCTGATgatggttttattttttcttctcatttcaGAGTTATTCACAGCATATGCATTCCTTTGTTGGATTGGATCTCTTTATATAGTAACTCGAGTTGGGTTTTCGCTGCATTCTCACTCATAGTAGTTCTGGATTCTCATACGGGCAAAACCCCGAATTGATTTATGCATGTGCTAATGTGTCTACAAAGTCCATTTGCTTGCATTTATGTTGTATGTTAGTTCAAAATTGACATACTTGAGTTCACATATTTCATGGATTTGTCTTGCTTACCACAAATACTCGGCGTATGCATTCAAAGGCTTtctatacatatttataagcTCAATTTGTATATTACTTAGTTCCCAGATTATTGATGCAGGTTTGCCCTTTGTCAATTACTAGGTCATTTGTTTGTATAAAAGGCAGAGGACCTATTTCCTAAGTTTTCAACATATTTAGTCTTCTGAGGGGTAAAACTTGCTGGTTTTCCTTTGCCAACAGCGACATTATCAAAGGACAGCGTTTCAGTTGAAGGAACGTTGAAGCTAAAAGCTCTATAGTTCTTGCTGATGATGCTCCGAATATGGCTTAACGCGGTCCTGCTAATATGTGGTCTTTTCTGCAATGCTACTGGTGAGTCTGCGAAATTCAAGCATCCTTTGATGTATATATGCTGGTCAATATTTCGGGATACCTGTCCAAGTTCACTAGATGTCAGATAAATCTTCTGGATGAACTCCAATTATTAGTATGGTGTCCTTTTGAAGATAATGTTGGACCAAACTACATTTGATTATCGTATAGACGTATACGACATCTTTAACTTTGATACTAGAGAAGTATGATCCAAATAAGGACAGTGACACCTATAGTATAGTTGTGGAAATTTCCTAATCAAATAATGTGATAGGGCTAATTGATGGCTTAGTTTCTTAGCTTGGAAATTAACATTGTTCaagtttcttttatttataacaaaatgtaCTGAAATTTCGTGCAGGGGCGTTCGTGGGTGTCAACATTGGAACTGATGTTTCTAACATGCCATCGGCTCCTGATATAGTTGCGATTCTCAGAGCTCATCAAATAACTCATGTGCGTCTCTATGACGCGGACGCGCACATGCTGAACGCTCTTGCAAACACCGGCATCGAAGTCATGGTCAGTGTTACAAATAAGGAGGTCCTAGGAATCGGAGAACTGGCTTCAACAGCAGCAGCTTGGGTTAATAAAAACGTCGCCGCTTATGCTCCTTCAACCAATATTACCGCAATTTCTGTGGGAAGCGAAGTCCTCACTACTCTCCCACATGCCGCGCCTATTTTAGTCTCTGCTATGAGCAACCTGCACAAAGCCCTGGTTGCTTCAAATCTCAACTACCAAGTTAAAGTGTCGACGCCTAATTCAATGGACGTCATTTCTCGGTCTTTCCCTCCTTCCACGGCCACGTTCAACACAGAGTTGAACTCTACCATGATTCAGATCCTTCAGTTCTTGAGGAACACAAAGTCCTTTTACATGCTGAATGCTTATCCTTATTACGAATATGTAAAGAGCAATGGCATTTTCCCTCTCGACTACGCGCTTTTCAAGCCACTCTCGCCCGTTAAACAGATTGTCGACCCAAACACCTTGTTTCACTACAACAGCATGTTTGATGCATTGATCGATGCCACTTACAACTCCATAGCCGACCTCAACTTCTCGGGTATCCCTGTCGTTGTAACGGAAACTGGATGGCCGTGGTTCGGTGGTAGCCACGAGCCTGATGCAACTTCAGGAAATGCTGAGGTGtatatcaataatttgatAAGGCGCGTGTCGAATGATTCTGGTCCACCTAGCCAGCCTGCGGTCCCTATCAACACGTACATCTACGAACTTTTCAACGAAGACAAGAGGCCTGGGCCAATTTCTGAGAAAAATTGGGGGATAGTTTTCACTAATGGCACTTCTGTGTACGACCTTGGTTTGGCTGATGCAGAGATCAGTACCGGTGCAAATTCTTCACGCTCGTTTTGTATTGCTCGACCAAGTGCAGATGAGAAGTCGCTGCAAGACGGACTTAATTGGGCTTGCGGGCATGGCCAGGCTAACTGTGCAGCGGTTCAGAAAGGGCAGCCTTGCTATAGCCCGGATACGTTGCAAAACCATGCTTCTTATGCGTATAATGACTACTATCAGAAGATGCGCGGTTCTGGTGGAACTTGTGATTTTGGTGGCACAGCTACAACAACTACAGTCGATCCTAGTAAGTTTTTCGTATCTTTATTCCTTCTCCGCTAACATATAGGTAGTAGCCTATTGCATTAATAATCAGCAGTCTCTATTcttcaaaaatatcatcagACGTCTTTGGACATTGATATAATATCGCTAGAATAACTTTTGCACTTTTAAAGACTttttatgaccaaaataccCTCAAGCTATTTATCAGCTTACATATAGTTAGAAGCCTGATGCCACATTTGTTATAATTTGTTAAACCAGATTAATACATCTATAAAGATAGGAAACTAAACTGATATCTCACACCGACTTGGTAAATGATTTTGTTTACATATTAAACTTATTGGGAAGATCGATGTACCTAATTATGTTCATCTTTCGCCTGCATTTCTAACAACCTTGGTGTCTCCGTTTTGCGTGGCAGGCTATGGATCTTGTAGGTTTACAGGAAGGTGAGCCCCAGATTTATTAGACCTGTTAAATATGGTGTGTGTATGGTAGTTTCATGATTTGTATTAATTGGGTGCAGTTCGAACTCGACCCTGGGAGGGTTGCTTCCATCTTCAGCACTAGGACCGGTCGGCCAGTCTTCGGATAGCACAAGGACCGCGGTGGGCCTTCATTTTGGCACTATGGTTGCAGCAGCAGCTGTCTGTTTGGTCATATGAATTTGAGAAGCTTTTTTGTAGCATAGGGGTTTACATGTCTCGTGTTTCCACTTATTTTGAAGCAATTCTCACACTCATTCCATCCATATTTTGCTCAAATGGTGTTTATGTTGTGTTGATTTTAGCAAATCAACAATTGTATCTTTGCATATTTAAACTTGTTACTAATTGGAGTGTGATACGTTACTGGGCATTGCTTTCCATATTGTCGTCATTgaatttattagtaatattattttcaaatactcattactataaaatttccACACAATGACAATTGAGATATATGGACATTTAGATTTGGATATCTCCATGCGTTTGACTGTTAAAGAATAaacaatacatttttttatacttacGCGTTATGTGATATTTCGGTCTATTTTGGGATAATTACACAAGGCATACAAATATTTAACCAATGTTTCAATTTAGTACAAAAAGTTTTAAgtttacatttttcatttaaaaactTTACTTAATGTtccaaaatcctaattaatACATTCAGTAAAATCTCATCTAACATcgttacctttttttttcatttgcttCTTACTTCTcttctgttttttatttgctttctacttgttttttttatcgatgaaattcaataaaaagaTAGTACACCGTGATTTTGTTGCTTAGATTGGTTGCATGTAGTTAGATACTGGTAAATTTATTCCTCATTTCTTGATAAGATGTTTCCATCAGAAATTTTGAGATGAacaacatttaatttatatttataattgtaGTTGGAAccgaaaataattttgtatcagtgattattataaagaaattaagtttgtataaatgatttatatatgtaaataatattaagtttttaacattttataatataatttggaAGTGAATATGatggaaaaaaagaagagaaataaTGGTGTTAGATGAGATTTGACtgaatgtattaatttgaAACACTAAGTAAACCTTttgtactcccttcatcctccaataattgtccactttgatttcggcacgagttttaagaaatactctccccgtcccgctttagcagtcccattgacttttctgcactcgttttgtaaaaatgataataaatagttaaagtggagaaataataaagtaaaagagagaataatatagagaagagtcttatctacattattctcttttttactttattatttctccactttaactatttattatcatttttacaaacaagtgcagaaaagtcaatgagactgctaaagcgggacatagggagtactataaatgAAAGTgtgttaaaaaagttagtggaatat is drawn from Salvia hispanica cultivar TCC Black 2014 chromosome 6, UniMelb_Shisp_WGS_1.0, whole genome shotgun sequence and contains these coding sequences:
- the LOC125191610 gene encoding putative RING-type E3 ubiquitin transferase C3H69 isoform X2, producing the protein MSKRVICKFFVHGACLKGEHCEFAHDWKAPTNNICTFYQKGICTYGSRCRYEHVKLSPSSSDTPLPVVSGTATDLARNDMPNEDSYMGHSNDAGPSGHAMCSFAAVGDCPRGEDCPHIHGDVCPICEKQCLHPFRPQEREEHLRSCEKRRKHLEALRCSQDIECSVCLEAVLSKPTSAERKFGILSECDHSFCISCIRNWRSSSPSSGIHVNSAIRACPICRRLSYFVIPSVVWYSSSEEKQEIVQSYKTKLRFIDCKHFDFGNGTCPFGTSCFYRHAFHDGHLEEVVVRHVGGDDGDTVIAKDIR
- the LOC125191610 gene encoding putative RING-type E3 ubiquitin transferase C3H69 isoform X1, with product MSAPTPAGPTGRSDGAAALSTTRTPLPANEAPMYPTMMVSPCTNVPTSPRLIICTFYQKGICTYGSRCRYEHVKLSPSSSDTPLPVVSGTATDLARNDMPNEDSYMGHSNDAGPSGHAMCSFAAVGDCPRGEDCPHIHGDVCPICEKQCLHPFRPQEREEHLRSCEKRRKHLEALRCSQDIECSVCLEAVLSKPTSAERKFGILSECDHSFCISCIRNWRSSSPSSGIHVNSAIRACPICRRLSYFVIPSVVWYSSSEEKQEIVQSYKTKLRFIDCKHFDFGNGTCPFGTSCFYRHAFHDGHLEEVVVRHVGGDDGDTVIAKDIR
- the LOC125192524 gene encoding glucan endo-1,3-beta-glucosidase 4-like, coding for MMLRIWLNAVLLICGLFCNATGAFVGVNIGTDVSNMPSAPDIVAILRAHQITHVRLYDADAHMLNALANTGIEVMVSVTNKEVLGIGELASTAAAWVNKNVAAYAPSTNITAISVGSEVLTTLPHAAPILVSAMSNLHKALVASNLNYQVKVSTPNSMDVISRSFPPSTATFNTELNSTMIQILQFLRNTKSFYMLNAYPYYEYVKSNGIFPLDYALFKPLSPVKQIVDPNTLFHYNSMFDALIDATYNSIADLNFSGIPVVVTETGWPWFGGSHEPDATSGNAEVYINNLIRRVSNDSGPPSQPAVPINTYIYELFNEDKRPGPISEKNWGIVFTNGTSVYDLGLADAEISTGANSSRSFCIARPSADEKSLQDGLNWACGHGQANCAAVQKGQPCYSPDTLQNHASYAYNDYYQKMRGSGGTCDFGGTATTTTVDPSYGSCRFTGSSNSTLGGLLPSSALGPVGQSSDSTRTAVGLHFGTMVAAAAVCLVI